One Anoplopoma fimbria isolate UVic2021 breed Golden Eagle Sablefish chromosome 21, Afim_UVic_2022, whole genome shotgun sequence DNA segment encodes these proteins:
- the dcaf11 gene encoding DDB1- and CUL4-associated factor 11: MGSQSSSGMSGGRGSSSGNPAEQPEASEPNQSSSSSSSSSSSSSRGRRTADRQQPDIQPASEEDVDLAEVLAYLLRRGQVRLVHGSGATGLQLVQSYSDSDEDSDGAWDGRLGDRYNPPVDTQPDTHEVDQSEIRTQILLATGSLTVKGRHSFTHMLTERRQGRCRGSSFSHGECSRIRTHFLPNYVSHKDTYQQKAFCGVYSEDGNMFLSACQDQNIRLYDTTRGRFHLKRTVKARDVGWSVLDVCFTPDSQNVLYSSWSDYIHLCSIDGDSENHTALDLNPDERRFCVFSLAASTDGNEILGGANDGCLYVFDLEQNKRTLKIDAHEDDVNAVAFADSSSQLLFSGSDDALCKVWDRRTLREDRPQPVGQLAGHRDGITFIHSKGDARYLISNSKDQSIKLWDVRKFSPKEGLAASRLAVTQQNWDYRWQQVPQRALKRHKLTGDTSVMTYRGHGVLHTLIRCRFSPEFTTGQRFIYSGCSTGKIIVYDVLTGAVVSRLSGHDACVRDVSWHPYEDNIVSSSWDGAVRMWEHRQTHPLEEERERERD; this comes from the exons ATGGGCTCTCAGTCCAGTTCTGGGATGTCTGGTGGAAGGGGCTCTTCCAGTGGCAACCCAGCTGAGCAGCCTGAAGCATCAGAACCGaaccagagcagcagcagcagcagcagcagcagcagtagcagcagccgGGGCCGCAGGACGGCTGACAGGCAGCAACCAGACATACAGCCAGCATCAGAGGAGGACGTTGACTTAGCTGAAGTGCTGGCTTACCTACTGAGGAG gggcCAGGTCCGGCTGGTCCATGGGAGTGGAGCCACAGGGCTGCAGCTGGTCCAGTCATACTCTGACTCTGATGAGGACAGCGACGGAGCCTGGGATGGTCGGCTGGGTGACCGCTACAATCCACCAG TGGACACCCAACCCGACACACACGAAGTGGACCAAAGTGAGATCCGAACTCAGATCCTGCTGGCCACCGGCTCCTTGACCGTGAAAGGCCGCCACAGTTTCACCCACATGCTAACAGAG AGGAGGCAAGGCAGATGTAGAGGCTCCAGCTTTTCTCATGGAGAGTGCAGTCGTATCCGCACACA TTTTCTGCCAAACTATGTATCCCACAAGGATACGTACCAGCAGAAAGCCTTCTGTGGAGTGTACAGCGAGGATGGCAACATGTTCCTTTCTGCCTGCCAAG ACCAGAACATCCGCTTGTACGACACTACCAGGGGCCGCTTTCACTTAAAGCGAACAGTGAAGGCTCGCGACGTGGGCTGGAGTGTCCTGGACGTCTGCTTCACCCCTGACTCACAAAATGTGCTCTACTCCAGCTGGTCCGACTACA TTCATTTGTGCAGTATAGATGGAGACAGTGAAAACCACACCGCCTTGGACCTCAA TCCAGATGAGAGGAGGTTCTGTGTGTTCTCACTGGCTGCGTCCACAGATGGCAACGAGATCCTGGGAGG aGCAAATGACGGCTGCCTTTACGTTTTTGATCTGGAGCAGAATAAACGAACGTTGAAG ATTGATGCCCATGAGGACGACGTGAATGCGGTGGCGTTTGCCGACAGCTCGTCCCAGCTGCTCTTCTCTGGCAGCGACGACGCGCTGTGCAAGGTGTGGGACAGACGGACGCTGCGGGAGGACAGACCGCAGCCTGTCGGACAGCTGGCCGGCCACCGAGACGGCATCACCTTCATCCACAGCAAG GGTGACGCACGCTATCTGATCAGCAACTCAAAGGACCAGTCCATCAAGCTCTGGGACGTCAGGAAGTTCTCACCCAAAGAGGGTTTGGCAGCTTCCCGCCTGGCTGTCACCCAACAAAATTGGGATTACCGCTGGCAGCAGGTTCCCCAGAGAG CCCTGAAGAGACACAAGCTGACAGGCGACACCTCGGTGATGACCTACCGTGGACACGGCGTTCTGCACACCCTCATACGCTGCCGGTTCTCTCCGGAGTTCACCACTGGACAGAGGTTCATCTACTCCGGCTGCTCCACTGGCAAAATCATCG tttATGACGTGCTGACGGGCGCCGTGGTCTCCAGACTGTCGGGTCATGACGCATGTGTGAGGGACGTCAGTTGGCACCCGTACGAGGACAACATcgtcagcagctct TGGGACGGAGCGGTGCGAATGTGGGAGCACAGACAGACCCATCCgctagaggaggagagagagcgggagagagacTGA
- the LOC129111038 gene encoding fat storage-inducing transmembrane protein 1, which translates to MDAETENSSNGFSPEINLEKLHKMAAEVILVGKFLLRLLNAALVFVTNLLARILGSSLLRRHFHLMLSALVLFGPLLSFWVSKYSIFANSNNYLYRKFLKSTWGWTCVFTGSFIVLLSISARHSPSLLLRHLSRMGVVGFLWWGCRRLLTLLEDAAGICYEPMTPGQDIQGSASSIQPLLLLHEGQSKASCLRFNMVWRGYEVSQDVLIVCLCCLLLVEEISVFSLHLAQTKALQRSPGAPLRFIFLLCVFLLTVWMFLLICLLAHFPKFPSQHLGGALGYLVWRGLYQGWYRLKPSWACPGLPGEELFTTKDIHKQPQ; encoded by the exons ATGGATGCAGAGACTGAAAACTCCTCAAATGGCTTCTCACCAGAGATCAACTTGGAGAAGTTACACAAGATGGCTGCAGAGGTGATTCTTGTGGGAAAATTCCTCCTCAGACTCCTGAATGCTGCTCTGGTGTTTGTGACCAATTTACTGGCCAGGATTTTAGGAAGCAGCCTGCTCAGACGACATTTCCACCTGATGCTGTCTGCTTTGGTTCTGTTTGGTCCTCTGCTGAGTTTCTGGGTGTCAAAGTACAGCATCTTCGCCAACAGCAACAACTACCTGTACAG GAAGTTCTTGAAGTCCACTTGGGGTTGGACCTGCGTCTTCACAGGTTCCTTCATCgttctcctctccatctcagCCCGTCactccccttctctcctcctccgtcacctCTCTCGGATGGGAGTTGTCGGGTTTCTCTGGTGGGGCTGTCGCCGTCTCCTGACCTTGCTGGAGGATGCAGCAGGAATCTGTTATGAACCCATGACCCCCGGCCAGGATATTCAaggctccgcctcctccatCCAGCCCCTACTGCTCCTGCATGAAGGCCAGTCCAAAGCCTCCTGCCTCAGATTCAACATGGTGTGGAGAGGTTACGAAGTATCCCAGGACGTCCTCATTGTCTGCTTGTGTTGCCTGCTGCTTGTGGAGGAAATATCCGTCTTTAGTCTTCACCTGGCTCAAACAAAGGCTCTGCAGAGGTCTCCTGGGGCCCCTTTACGGTTCATCTTCCTCCTGTGTGTATTTCTGCTCACTGTTTGGATGTTCCTGCTGATTTGTTTGCTTGCACACTTCCCCAAGTTCCCCTCCCAGCATCTGGGAGGAGCTCTGGGCTACCTGGTATGGAGAGGACTCTATCAAGGGTGGTACAGACTCAAACCGAGCTGGGCCTGTCCTGGTTTGCCGGGAGAGGAACTGTTTACCACCAAGGACATCCACAAACAGCCTCAGTAG
- the psme1 gene encoding proteasome activator complex subunit 1 — protein MASLDIRFDSKKQVDDFNQKLTKEAEDLVFKLFPLKMEELQMLLKTSFSCDNLASLKAPLDIPIPDPAKEEAKRKKKEEKEEKEGKEGKKDKDSDKEDEDSGPPCGPICTNERVESLLQKVKPQIQTLKEKLNMVSMWVQLQIPKIEDGNNFGVAVQEKVFELLTNTRTKIEGFQTQIAKYYNERGDAVAKASRQSHVGDYRQLVHELDQYQYCELRLVILDICCTYAVLFDVITKNYDKIKKPRGSGKALIY, from the exons ATGGCGTCTCTGGATATTCGTTTCGACTCGAAGAAACAG GTGGATGATTTCAACCAAAAACTCACCAAAGAG GCGGAGGACTTGGTGTTCAAATTATTCCCTCTGAAGATGGAAGAGCTGCAGATGCTGTTGAAG ACATCTTTCAGCTGTGATAACCTGGCATCCCTGAAGGCTCCGCTGGACATCCCGATACCTGACCCAGCTAAAGAGGAGGCCAAACgcaagaagaaagaggag aaggaggagaaggaggggaaggaggggaaaaaagacaaggaCAGCGATAAAGAGGATGAAGATTCAG GGCCTCCTTGTGGCCCCATCTGCACCAACGAGCGAGTAGAGAGTCTCCTGCAGAAGGTGAAGCCTCAGATCCAGACACTGAAGGAGAAGCTCAACATG GTGTCAATGTGGGTGCAGCTCCAAATCCCTAAAATTGAAGACGGTAACAACTTTGGAGTGGCTGTCCAG GAGAAAGTGTTTGAGCTGCTGACCAACACACGCACCAAGATCGAGGGGTTCCAAACTCAGATTGCAAA ATATTACAATGAGAGAGGTGATGCTGTGGCCAAAGCCTCCAGACAATCCCACGTG GGAGACTACCGACAGCTGGTTCACGAGCTGGACCAGTATCAGTACTGTGAACTCCGCCTTGTGATCTTGGACATCTGCTGCACATAT gctgtGCTGTTTGACGTCATTACCAAGAACTATGACAAGATCAAGAAGCCCAGAGGATCCGGCAAAGCTCTCATCTATTGA
- the LOC129110756 gene encoding phosphoenolpyruvate carboxykinase, cytosolic [GTP]-like has product MSCLLLGVLRRHGGVGASVGVRSLASIPSLPPAVAEFVKGAVDECKPAGVHVVTGTPQETANILAGLEKEGMVKRLHKYDNCWLARTDPKDVARVESKTVIVTKSQRDTIPIPAGGAKSQLGSWMSESDWQTARQERFPGCMAGRTMYVIPFSMGPVGSPLTKYGVQVTDSPYVVASMGIMTRMGTPVLNKLYEGAEFVSCQHSLGRPLPLKAPLVNSWPCNPEKVLISHLPDSRQIMSFGSGYGGNSLLGKKCFALRIASRIAKDEGWLAEHMLILGITNPQGVKRYVAAAFPSACGKTNLAMMKPALPGWKVECVGDDIAWMKFDSQGKLRAINPENGFFGVAPGTSDKTNPYAMATIGKNTVFTNVGETSDGGVWWEGLDPPAAGVTLTDWHGKTWKQGSSTPCAHPNSRFCAPAAQCPIIDPQWESEEGVPIDAIIFGGRRPEGVPLVYESFNWQHGVFIGASMRSEATAAAEHKGKTIMHDPFAMRPFFGYNFGDYLAHWLSMQSRKAPTHLPKIFHVNWFRKDPATGSFLWPGFGENARALEWIFRRCSREREDEAAKKSIIGWLPEDGAIDTKGLSSSVDMGALFDVPKSFWQNETKELRAYFTQQVGADLPAQVEAELKALEGRVHN; this is encoded by the exons ATGTCGTGCCTGTTGCTGGGAGTATTACGAAG ACATGGTGGTGTTGGGGCGAGTGTCGGGGTTCGGTCTCTGGCCTCCATCCCCTCGCTGCCCCCGGCGGTGGCTGAGTTTGTGAAGGGAGCGGTGGATGAGTGTAAACCTGCCGGTGTACATGTGGTGACGGGGACGCCGCAGGAAACTGCCAACATCCTGGCAGGTTTGGAGAAGGAGGGGATGGTCAAGAGGCTTCACAAATATGATAACTG TTGGTTGGCACGTACAGACCCAAAGGACGTGGCTCGGGTGGAAAGCAAGACTGTGATTGTGACCAAGAGCCAGAGGGACACCATCCCCATCCCTGCTGGAGGGGCCAAGAGCCAGCTGGGCAGCTGGATGAGCGAGTCTGACTGGCAGACAGCCAGACAGGAGCGTTTCCCGGGCTGCATGGCAG GGCGGACCATGTATGTGATTCCCTTCAGTATGGGTCCTGTAGGCTCGCCTCTGACTAAATATGGAGTCCAG GTGACAGACTCGCCATACGTCGTGGCCAGTATGGGGATCATGACTCGTATGGGCACACCTGTGCTGAACAAACTGTACGAAGGGGCGGAGTTTGTCAGCTGTCAGCACTCTCTGGGACGACCTTTACCACTCAAAG CCCCTCTAGTCAACTCGTGGCCCTGTAACCCAGAGAAGGTGCTGATATCTCACCTGCCAGACTCCAGGCAGATCATGTCCTTCGGCAGTGGCTACGGAGGGAACTCTCTCCTGGGGAAGAAGTGCTTTGCCCTCCGCATCGCCTCGCGCATCGCCAAGGACGAAGGCTGGCTGGCCGAACACATGCTG attCTGGGTATTACCAACCCTCAGGGAGTGAAGCGCTACGTGGCGGCGGCCTTCCCCAGTGCCTGTGGTAAAACCAACCTGGCCATGATGAAACCAGCTCTGCCAGGCTGGAAGGTTGAGTGTGTGGGCGACGACATCGCGTGGATGAAGTTCGACAGCCAAg GTAAACTGAGGGCCATCAACCCGGAGAACGGTTTCTTCGGTGTGGCTCCCGGCACCTCGGACAAGACCAACCCCTACGCCATGGCCACCATCGGCAAAAACACGGTGTTCACCAACGTCGGTGAGACCAGCGATGGAGGAGTGTGGTGGGAGGGCCTCGACCCCCCCGCAGCCGGGGTCACGCTCACAGACTGGCACGGCAAAACATGGAAGCAAG GAAGCTCGACTCCGTGTGCCCACCCCAATTCCCGCTTCTGTGCCCCGGCGGCTCAGTGTCCCATCATTGACCCCCAGTGGGAGAGTGAGGAGGGCGTCCCCATTGACGCCATCATCTTCGGTGGCAGGAGACCAGAAG GAGTCCCTCTGGTGTACGAGTCTTTCAATTGGCAACACGGAGTCTTTATCGGAGCCTCCATGAGGTCTGAGGCCACGGCAGCTGCTGAACATAAAG GCAAGACGATCATGCACGACCCCTTCGCCATGCGGCCCTTCTTCGGTTACAACTTTGGCGACTACCTGGCTCACTGGCTGAGCATGCAGAGCCGAAAGGCGCCCACTCACCTGCCCAAGATCTTCCACGTCAACTGGTTCAGAAAGGACCCCGCGACCGGCTCCTTCCTCTGGCCAGGCTTCGGCGAGAACGCCCGCGCACTGGAGTGGATCTTCAGGCGCTGCAGCCGGGAGAGGGAGGACGAGGCGGCCAAGAAGAGCATTATCGGCTGGCTGCCAGAAGATGGAGCCATCGACACTAAAGGTCTGAGCAGCAGCGTGGACATGGGCGCCCTGTTCGACGTGCCCAAGTCCTTCTGGCAGAACGAGACGAAGGAGTTGAGAGCCTACTTCACCCAGCAAGTTGGAGCTGATCTGCCAGCTCAGGTGGAGGCTGAGCTGAAGGCACTGGAAGGCCGAGTGCACAATTAA